The Pirellulales bacterium genome has a segment encoding these proteins:
- a CDS encoding GntR family transcriptional regulator — protein sequence MEFQIDPSSRLPIYRQLAEQMREAIARGNLQPDERLPSVRELSRRLVINPNTVARVYTELEREGILSTRQGLGVFVCQRKPELTRKARDERLHELLDRLLTEAVHLGFSAAEVLACAAKRVKQFQWSTNDR from the coding sequence GTGGAATTTCAGATTGATCCTTCGAGCCGATTGCCGATTTATCGGCAGCTTGCCGAGCAAATGCGCGAAGCGATCGCTCGGGGGAACTTGCAGCCCGACGAGCGGCTGCCCTCCGTCCGCGAGTTGTCGCGCCGGCTGGTGATCAATCCGAACACGGTCGCCCGGGTTTATACCGAGTTGGAGCGCGAGGGGATCCTCAGCACGCGGCAGGGGCTGGGCGTGTTCGTCTGCCAGCGAAAGCCCGAGCTGACTCGCAAGGCCAGGGACGAGCGTTTGCACGAACTGTTGGATCGCCTGCTCACGGAGGCGGTGCATTTGGGATTCTCGGCCGCCGAGGTGCTCGCCTGTGCGGCCAAGCGCGTAAAGCAGTTTCAATGGTCCACGAACGACCGATGA
- a CDS encoding serine hydrolase domain-containing protein: protein MREAALLIRLFCVLVFVCAAVPRGVAQQARPAPLAAVLEPILEKYHELPGLVGAIVDGNRITALGAVGIRKAGEPERMTAGDLIHLGSDTKAMTATLIGKLFESKRLAPQDTMAEIFADLRSEMNAEMAKVTVAQLLEHTAGLPHDIDWWAIDRSKKSLREQRRMAVETALKKAPDQSPGTKYEYSNVGFVILGAILEEKTGKPWEEVIENELFKPLRMTTAGFGPPGTPGKVDQPWGHVIKEGKPEPLQFDNAPLMGPAGRVHCSISDWGKFVSLYLDPDHPNPQILRAATIHELTTPGPVGDYASGWIVTKRPWAGGTALTHAGSNTMWFCVVWAAPKRHFAVLAATNAAGEEAPKACDDIAGALIKFHEDHDGGR, encoded by the coding sequence ATGCGCGAGGCGGCGCTGCTAATTCGATTGTTCTGCGTGCTGGTATTCGTATGCGCGGCGGTACCGCGCGGCGTGGCGCAGCAGGCGCGACCGGCTCCGTTGGCGGCGGTGCTCGAGCCGATTCTGGAAAAATATCACGAGCTGCCCGGGTTGGTCGGGGCGATTGTCGACGGAAATCGGATCACGGCATTAGGCGCGGTCGGGATTCGCAAAGCCGGCGAGCCGGAGCGGATGACGGCCGGCGATCTGATTCATCTTGGCTCCGATACCAAGGCGATGACTGCCACGCTCATCGGTAAGCTGTTCGAGAGCAAGCGTCTCGCGCCGCAGGACACGATGGCCGAGATCTTCGCCGATCTGCGGTCGGAGATGAACGCCGAGATGGCCAAGGTCACTGTCGCCCAGTTGCTCGAGCACACGGCCGGGCTTCCGCACGATATCGACTGGTGGGCGATCGATCGCAGCAAGAAATCGCTCCGGGAGCAGCGCCGCATGGCGGTCGAAACGGCGCTGAAAAAAGCCCCCGATCAGTCGCCAGGAACCAAGTATGAATACTCCAACGTCGGCTTTGTCATCCTAGGCGCGATCCTCGAGGAGAAGACCGGCAAGCCGTGGGAGGAAGTGATTGAAAACGAATTATTCAAGCCGCTCCGGATGACAACGGCCGGATTCGGCCCGCCAGGGACGCCGGGGAAAGTCGATCAGCCGTGGGGACACGTGATCAAAGAGGGCAAGCCCGAACCGCTGCAGTTCGACAACGCTCCGCTGATGGGCCCCGCGGGCCGAGTGCATTGCTCGATCAGCGATTGGGGCAAGTTCGTGAGTTTGTATTTGGATCCGGATCATCCGAATCCGCAAATCCTGCGCGCCGCGACGATCCATGAGTTGACGACGCCCGGCCCGGTCGGCGATTATGCCAGCGGTTGGATCGTCACGAAACGGCCGTGGGCGGGCGGAACGGCGCTCACCCACGCAGGGTCGAACACGATGTGGTTTTGCGTGGTTTGGGCGGCGCCGAAACGGCACTTCGCCGTGCTTGCGGCAACGAATGCCGCCGGCGAAGAGGCACCGAAGGCCTGCGACGACATAGCCGGAGCGCTAATCAAATTTCATGAAGATCACGACGGCGGGCGTTAG
- a CDS encoding serine hydrolase domain-containing protein has protein sequence MSAPKSFVSIRFLPLIAIAATALVGSPALADEVAKASKPDFSRTAEIVEQAVKDHIFPGCSVAVGNHSQVLWARGFGRLDYEQGAEVTPETLYDLASVTKIIGTTSVVLTLVRDGKLAVTDPVSRYVPEFLDAAKVETDKQRRAKVTIEHLLTHSSGLPAGAPLYKKAETYDGIIKQVFATPLEAEPGARSVYSDLGVMLLGEVAARAGGKRLADLEQERIFAPLGLHDTMRNPPAALIARIAPTERRGDGKGFWQGVVHDENARAGEGLTAHAGIFSTADDMARWSAEWLKGTRGESKIFPEALVEQFTRRREIVKDSSRALGWDTPPGSAAGKKLSSHAFGHTGFTGTNVWIDPEADVYVILLANAVHPKRGDLRIQKVRRGVADAVLEAVAGK, from the coding sequence GTGAGCGCTCCCAAGTCGTTTGTTTCGATCCGCTTTCTCCCATTGATTGCGATCGCGGCGACGGCACTTGTCGGCAGTCCGGCGCTTGCCGATGAAGTAGCCAAGGCGTCTAAACCAGATTTCTCGCGGACCGCGGAGATCGTCGAGCAAGCCGTGAAAGATCATATCTTCCCCGGGTGCTCGGTTGCCGTTGGCAATCATAGCCAGGTGCTCTGGGCGCGCGGCTTTGGGCGGCTCGATTATGAGCAGGGAGCTGAGGTAACGCCCGAGACGCTTTACGATCTGGCGTCGGTGACGAAGATCATCGGGACCACGTCGGTCGTGCTGACGCTCGTGCGCGATGGGAAGCTTGCCGTGACCGACCCCGTGAGCCGGTACGTGCCCGAGTTTCTCGATGCCGCCAAAGTCGAAACCGATAAGCAACGCCGAGCGAAGGTGACGATCGAGCATCTGCTCACGCATAGCTCCGGGCTGCCGGCGGGGGCGCCGCTTTATAAGAAGGCCGAAACGTACGACGGGATCATCAAGCAGGTGTTCGCGACGCCGCTCGAGGCCGAACCGGGCGCGCGGTCTGTCTATAGCGATTTGGGCGTGATGCTGCTTGGCGAAGTCGCGGCGCGGGCCGGCGGCAAACGATTGGCCGACTTGGAGCAAGAGCGAATCTTCGCTCCGCTGGGGCTCCACGACACGATGCGCAACCCTCCGGCGGCACTGATCGCCCGAATTGCCCCCACAGAGCGCCGCGGCGATGGCAAGGGATTCTGGCAGGGAGTGGTTCACGATGAAAACGCGCGGGCGGGTGAAGGGCTAACCGCTCATGCGGGGATCTTTTCGACGGCCGACGACATGGCCCGCTGGTCGGCCGAGTGGCTCAAAGGGACACGCGGCGAAAGCAAGATCTTTCCGGAGGCGCTCGTCGAACAATTCACGCGGCGGCGCGAGATCGTCAAGGACTCTAGCCGCGCGCTCGGCTGGGACACTCCGCCAGGCAGTGCCGCCGGGAAAAAGCTTTCGTCCCACGCATTCGGCCATACGGGGTTCACCGGCACGAATGTCTGGATCGATCCCGAGGCTGATGTCTATGTGATCTTGCTAGCGAACGCGGTGCATCCGAAGCGCGGCGATCTGCGAATACAGAAGGTGCGGCGCGGAGTGGCGGATGCGGTGCTTGAGGCAGTAGCTGGGAAGTGA